A genomic region of Papaver somniferum cultivar HN1 chromosome 7, ASM357369v1, whole genome shotgun sequence contains the following coding sequences:
- the LOC113294848 gene encoding uncharacterized protein LOC113294848, with protein MVVPTCKELHDTNTRQQVELDSLHTKVNNIALQITSTATKDDLYSLKIEIENGFHAQLENFFSNRDLNNRHDAETNGSNSGGNHTGESQFHMHSGGISFPPPQRMPKVDFPRFDGDNPKSWLQKCEYYFQMHDLPDNTKTRMEAIHLDGKAFKWYDNFCLNQPHISWKFFCDNVCDRFENPANDNTVGFFNKLTQLTTVEAYFEEFEYLKALLLSVRPHFPESYFIASFTGGLKEELRISKATKPPQKLFNPNFSTSKPFTPTTCTPKPSVVPSTSLNPQPLPKINAPISLKRLTPKQVQARKSKSLCFNCDDYYRRGHICKKKYLCVLIGEETAESSEPEGELQLDTEEAPAVESDMEISLHALTGTISTDTIRILGSINKKNISILIETGSTNSFIDSALAKELKCPVEQTASLLVTVENGDKTIISGICSQLTWSMQGHKFCGDLRLLPLGGCDIVLGADWLRNLGDVLFNLSKLCITLKYKGKKITLTRVQHKPSLSMMSGSAMKKFFQKHTHGLVGQLFSISSSTTNSTTPPQISSLLNQYPDKTVVENLVKEMLQSGIIQPSNIPFTSPILLVKKKDNSWRFCVDYRKLNSLTIKDKFPIPIIDELLDELHGSKFFTKIDLKSGYHQIRVHPSDIHKTTFRTHHGHFEFQVMPFGLTNAPATFQSLMNIIFQDHLRKFILVFFDDILIYNPTLESHLLYLQTTLEILRNNNLSANFSKCSFGQQNIEYLGHIITATGVMADPAKISAMVDWPIPTNIKALRGFLGLTGYYRKFVKNYGIVSRPLTELLKKDAFLWSPAATTAFNALKTAMKTTHVLALPDFNKQFTLEIDACDSGIRVVLMQENRSIAFYNKPLGPRVAALSTYEKELLAIVQAVTRWKQYLQGQKFIIKTDHQSIHYFLEHKISIVLQQKWFMKLLGFDYAILYKKGSDNKVADALSRRHHDSAHCHSITSSQPTWTQDIIASYIADPKVQHLITLLSLTPDAPTKYSYTDGLLRYIICGHVC; from the exons ATGGTGGTTCCTACTTGCAAAGAGTTACATGATACTAACACCAGACAGCAGGTTGAGCTTGACTCGTTACATACGAAGGTAAACAATATCGCCTTGCAAATTACATCTACTGCTACTAAAGATGATTTATATTCTCTCAAGATCGAAATAGAGAATGGGTTTCATGCTCAATTGGAGAATTTTTTTTCTAATCGAGATCTAAATAACAGACATGATGCTGAGACTAATGGATCCAATTCAGGAGGTAACCACACAGGTGAATCTCAGTTCCATATGCATTCAGGAGGCATATCTTTTCCACCACCGCAACGTATGCCAAAAGTTGATTTCCCTCGTTTTGATGGTGATAATCCAAAAAGCTGGTTACAGAAATGTGAGTATTATTTTCAGATGCACGATCTTCCAGATAACACCAAAACTCGGATGGAGGCGATCCATCTTGATGGCAAAGCTTTTAAATGGTATGATAACTTTTGCCTCAATCAGCCTCATATTTCTTGGAAATTCTTCTGTGATAATGTGTGTGATCGTTTTGAAAACCCTGCAAATGATAATACCGTGGGATTTTTCAATAAGCTGACTCAACTCACTACAGTTGAAGcttattttgaagaatttgagtatttgaaagctttgttattgAGTGTTCGTCCACATTTTCCTGAGTCATACTTCATTGCTAGCTTTACTGGTGGTCTGAAAGAAGAACTAAGAATCTCA AAGGCTACCAAGCCAccacaaaaacttttcaacccaaatttttctacctccaAGCCATTTACTCCCACTACATGCACTCCAAAGCCTAGTGTTGTTCCTTCTACTTCACTAAATCCACAACCACTCCCAAAAATCAATGCACCCATTTCCCTTAAAAGGCTTACACCTAAACAAGTGCAAGCCAGAAAATCTAAGAGCCTATGCTTTAACTGTGATGACTATTACAGAAGAGGTCATATCTGCAAGAAGAAATATCTATGTGTTTTAATAGGAGAAGAAACTGCTGAAAGTTCTGAGCCAGAAGGGGAGTTACAATTGGATACAGAAGAGGCACCTGCTGTGGAAAGTGACATGGAGATTTCTCTACATGCTTTGACTGGTACTATCTCTACTGATACAATTAGAATACTAGGGTCAATTAATAAGAAAAACATTTCCATCCTTATTGAAACTGGAAGTACCAATAGTTTCATAGACAGTGCTCTTGCCAAAGAGCTCAAATGCCCAGTTGAACAAACTGCTAGTTTATTAGTTACTGTGGAAAATGGTGATAAAACTATCATCTCAGGTATCTGCTCTCAGCTAACTTGGTCAATGCAAGGGCACAAGTTTTGTGGTGATTTGAGGCTACTTCCCTTGGGGGGATGTGACATTGTCTTAGGGGCTGACTGGTTGAGAAACTTGGGAGATGTACTTTTCAACTTGTCTAAACTGTGCATTACTTTAAAGTATAAGGGTAAAAAGATTACTCTCACTAGAGTGCAACACAAACCTTCACTCAGCATGATGAGTGGCTCAGCAATGAAGAAATTTTTCCAGAAGCACACTCATGGATTAGTGGGTCAGTTATTTTCCATTTCTAgttccaccaccaactccaccacacCACCTCAAATATCATCATTACtcaaccaataccctgat AAAACTGTTGTTGAGAATTTGGTTAAAGAAATGCTCCAATCTGGAATCATACAACCCAGCAACATCCCCTTTACTTCTCCAATTTTGCTTGTCAAGAAGAAGGACAATTcctggagattttgtgttgactaTAGGAAGTTAAACAGCCTCACTATCAAAGATAAATTTCCTATTCCCATCATTGATGAGCTTCTAGATGAATTACATGGTTCCAAGTTCTTCACTAAGATTGATTTGAAATCTGGGTACCACCAAATCAGAGTACACCCATCTGACATTCATAAAACAACTTTCAGAACCCATCATGGGCACTTTGAATTTcaggtcatgccatttggcctcacCAACGCTCCTGCCACTTTTCAATCTCTCatgaatattatttttcaagaccACCTAAGGAAGTTCATCCTTGTATTTTTTGATGACATTTTGATCTATAACCCTACCCTAGAAAGCCACTTGCTTTACTTACAAACTACATTGGAAATTCTCAGAAACAACAACTTGTCTGCCAACTTTTCCAAATGTTCATTTGGCCAACAAAACATAGAGTACTTGGGCCATATTATTACAGCCACTGGGGTTATGGCCGATCCTGCTAAAATTTCAGCTATGGTGGATTGGCCTATTCCTACAAACATTAAAGCATTGAGAGGATTTTTGGGTCTCACAGGGTACTATAGGAAATTTGTCAAGAATTATGGTATCGTCAGCAGGCCATTGACTGAGTTATTAAAGAAGGATGCATTCCTGTGGTCACCTGCTGCCACTACTGCATTTAATGCTCTCAAGACTGCCATGAAAACAACTCATGTGCTGGCCTTGCCTGATTTCAACAAACAATTTACCTTGGAAATTGATGCTTGTGACTCAGGTATTAGAGTTGTGTTGATGCAGGAGAATAGATCCATTGCATTCTACAACAAACCTTTGGGACCAAGAGTTGCTGCATTGTCTACCTATGAGAAGGAACTTTTGGCAATTGTGCAAGCTGTCACCAGATGGAAACAATACTTACAAGGTCAAAAGTTTATTATAAAAACTGATCATCAGAGTATACATTACTTCTTAGAGCATAAGATTTCTATTGTTTTACAACAAAAGTGGTTCATGAAGCTTCTTGGTTTTGACTATGCAATCCTCTACAAGAAAGGCTCAGACAACAAAGTTGCAGATGCATTGTCTAGAAGACATCATGACTCTGCACACTGTCACTCCATTACTTCTTCACAGCCTACATGGACTCAAGACATCATTGCTAGTTATATTGCGGACCCCAAGGTACAGCATCTCATCACACTACTCTCCCTCACACCAGATGCACCTACCAAGTACTCTTACACTGATGGCTTATTGAGATATATTATATGTGGGCATGTCTGCTAA